The region GGCAGGACCAGCAAACCGATAGAGGTAATGATAAACCAGAACAGCCAGATAAACGCCATGAACCCCCATACTTCCTTCAGTTTCATGCCAACCAGCGACAGCGCGGGGATAACGTAGAGCGGCTGGATCAGGTTTGTTGCTTCGTCTCCGTAGACAAAAGCGTTTATTACCGGGGCTAAGTCGGCGCCTAAGGTTTTTGCCGCTTCCATCAGCACCGGCCCCTGGACGATCCACTGGCCGCCTTGGGAGGGGATGAAAAGATTGACGATGGATGCGGAGAAATACGACCAGAAGGGCAGCGTTTCCACGGTGGCGATGTTGACCAGGGCGTCCGCCATAACCTTGCCTAGGCCGGAACCGGACATGATTCCCATGATTCCCCCGTAAAAGGGAAACTGCATCATGACCTCGGTGGCTGCTTTCATCATGTCTTTAAATGCTTCCACGAATTTTCTGGGCGTGTTGTAAAGAAAGGTGTTCAGCGTCAGGAAAATGAAGATCACGAAGTTGAAGTTGAGCGAGGGTATAAATCCCTTGGTAACAAAAGAATGAACAATGGTGACGAGACCGGCGATTCCAATGATATACATCAGGATGGTGCTTTCATTCATTCTGTCAGCCAGCGTCCTGACGGTTTCTTCGCCGGTTTCCGCAGCGGCTGCCGGTTCCTGGACACCGCCTTCGTACATCACTATTTCGTTTTCCGGCGGCTTGGTAAACACGCCGATTAAAATGGTTACGCCGGCCAGGATGAAGAACAGCACCGTATTGACCGGGTTATAAACGGATATGTCCTGGGTGATGACGCCGATCGATTTTTCCAGGAAATGCCCCCGGGGTGGCGATCAAGGCGTATACCGAAGCGCTCGGGCACCAGCACTGGCCTAAAATCATGGTTGAATAGCCGGCGGCGATCATGAGCGGGAAATGCAGCCCTTTGACATACCTCGACAGCTGCATGGCGAAAATCGGAGTTAAGATGGCGGAAAACGCCCAGTTGACCAGGCTGGAAAGAAATCCGAACAGCAGCAGGCAGACCATGGCTACTGCTGACGATTTTGGAAGCTGCGATATTCTGATCAACTGCCTTTTAATGAAGGGCGACTTGGCGGCGGCGCCGCAGCAGATGACCATGAAGGACATCTGGAAGGCGAAGGCGATCATGTCCCAGAGTCCTTTATACCAGTTTAAAACCAGGCTTAAAGGCCCTGAGTTGGTGAAAATCAAGCCCAGCACAAAAACAATCAGCGTCAGGATAACACAAAAGACAAAAGATTCCGGGATGATCCTGTCGGCGGCAAATTTGAACTTCTTGGAAAGCCTCCACAACATTTTTGTTTAACCTCCTTTTTTAAATATAAACCTTTATAAAGCGTTTTAAAATCTCAACAATAGTACTTTGAAGCCTTCAACTGGTGGATGAGTTTTTTCACGTAAGTTTTTTTGAGTTCGTTAATGTCGGCAGTTGTGTAATCATAGAAGCCTTTTCCGGTTTTTATCCCCAATTCACCCCTTTCGACCTTGTTTCTCAGCAGCGGGTTGGCGCACCGGGAATTATCCATTACGCTTAAGAGATTGTCTCCGACGGCGCACCAGATGTCCAGGCCGCCGTAATCGGCGATCTCCAGCTGGCCCATGACCGCGTACCTGAAGGCCGGCCCGAATTTCAGGGCGCGGTCTATGTCTTCGGGCGACGCTGCTCCCATTTGAATCAGCGAAAAGACTTCCCTGGCCACTCCCTGTTGGATCCGGTTGGCGACAAGGCCGGGGATGTCTTTTAACACCTTGACCACCTGCTTTTCAATGGAGATGAACAGTTTTTCCACTTCCGCGTATATTTCTTCGGGCATGTTGCCGAAAAATGAAAGCTCGACTATCGGCATTATGTGAGGAGGATTGTAAAAGTGGTTGATAATCATTCGTTTTTTTCGTTCGTCTGATACCTTAGCCATCATCTCATCAAGCCTCAAACTTGAGGTGTTGCTTGCCAGGACAGCGGGTGGTGGACAAAGGCCGTCTAAGGTTTCAAACAAGTCCTGCTTGATTTTTATGTCCTCAAATACCGCCTCGATCACATAATCGCGGTCTTCTACCGCCGGTTTGAGGTCTGGGAAAAGATTGATCCTGTTGAGTGTTGTTTCGATTTCCTGTGGTTTTATTAAGCCTTCCTCCGCGAGAATTCCCAGTTCCCCTTTAATTTCCTCCTTGACTGTGCTCAGCCTGTTTGGATCGACTTCGTATACATTAACGTCATAACCATACATGGCGAAGGCTCCGGCCAGGCTGTGTCCCATGGTTCCCGCTCCGATGACGGCTATCTTTTTGATCATTTTTCGCTCACCTTTCTGAGATTTAATATTTCCCTGGCTTCGTTCGGCGTGGCCACATCTTTGCCCGCCTCTTTGATAAGCCTGGCTGCTCTTTCTACAAATTCGGAATTAGACCTGGCGAGGACTCCTTTGGCATAAAACACGTTGTCTTCCATGCCAACTCTTACATGGCCGTCCATGGCAATAGCGGCGTACATGATGGGCAGGTGCCCTTTACCGATGCCAAAGGCGGACCAGGTGGCATCTTTGGGGATCAGACTTTTCAAAAACACCAAATTTTCGACCGAGGCGCCTATTCCCCCGGCGGCGCCCAATACAAACTGGTAGTGGGGAGGGGTTTTGATAACCCCTTTGTTGATGTAATAAAAAGAGTTGTAGATCATGCCCGCATCAAATATTTCAATTTCCGGTTTAATGCCGTTTTCAATCATCGTTTGCCCTAGAACTTCCAAAAATTTAGGGTGGTTTATAAACAGGCTGTTATGCATCCAGTTCATTGAGCCTGCGTCGTATGATGCCAGTTCCGGCTTTACTGCGATCAAATGGGCCATCCTCGTCTCATCGGTAGCGTTCAGGTCTCCCGAGGTGGTCAAATTGATGACGATATCGCATTTTTCCCTGATCAGACCCACTGTTTCGATGAATTTTTCTTTGTCCATCGAACCGTTCCCATCGTCGTCCCTCATGTGAAGGTGGGCTATGGCAGCGCCGGCCTGCCAGCACTCGTAAACATCCGCTGCGATTTCGCGCGGGGTCAAAGGTATGTTCGGGTTATCCTTTTTGGTAGGCCATGCCCCGGTAGGCGCCACGGTTATAATTGTTTTACTCATTGTCTTCCTCCATCTGGCATATTTCAGTTTTATGCATTGCAATTCTCATGCCGGGATAATTTTCAGATTTTACGGTCGTTTTAGGAGAGGGGTGATGAAAAATATCATCGACCGGGTAAAAAAATCCGGGGGAACACTTTTGGATTTCCCCCGGCCCAACAGATGAATATTTTCATCACCGCGATGAATAATATCATCGCGTGGTCTTTATTCCCAGCTTTTTGGCTTTTTTCACGATGGTTGACTGGTCGATTTTTAAGATTTTTGCCGCTTCTCTTGTGCTTCCGTATTGAGAGAGGACCTTTTCAATTATTTTTCTTTCGGTGTTTTCGACCAGGCCCTTCAAACCGGCCTCTTTGAGCAGGTAATCGGAGAGCCCGTTGCTGTCGGAATCTAGAATATTGGCGAGCTTTTCTTCGTCGATCGGTCCTTCCATTTCGGAGATTACGACCATTCTTTCGATGACGTTTTGCAGTTCCCTGACGTTGCCCGGCCAGTTGTAGCTTCTTAATATTTCTATCCCTGTCCTGCTGATGTACAGGGCCTTGCCGTACTTTTTATTGAATACGTTTACAAAGTGGATGGCCAGTGGTTCAATGTCCTCGGGCCTGGAACGGAGAGGAGAAATATGAATGGGGAACACGTTTAACCTGTAATAAAGGTCTTCCCTGAACTTTCCCGCTTTTACGAGCTCCCGCAAATCACGGTTTGTTGCGGATATGATCCTGACATCCAGTTCTATGGGTGTGGTCCCGCCGATTCGTGTTACTTCCTTGTGCTGGATTATTCGCAAAAGCTTTGACTGGAGGTCCAGCGGCAGGTCGCCAATTTCGTCAAGTAGGATGGTTCCTTTGTGGGCAAGTTCGAACAACCCCGCCTTGCCCGCAGCGTTTGCGCCGGTAAAGGCGCCTTTCTCGTAGCCGAACAGTTCCGCTTCGAGCAGGTTGGCGGGTATCGCGGCGCAGTTGACTTTGATGAAGGCGCCGTTTTTTCTGCTGCTGCTGGCATAAATCTCGTTGGCGACGACTTCTTTCCCCACGCCCGTTTCTCCGGTGATTAATACGGTCACGTCAACGCCGGCCACCTGTTTGATGAGCCTGGTCACATTCTCAATTTCCTGGCTTTTACCGATTATGCTTCCCTTTCCCAACTGCAGTTTTCTCAAATGCTCGATTTCTTGCCTGCTCTTTCTTTCGTCTTCTTCAACCGCTTTAAGTTTTTCCTGCGACGCTTCCAGCTCAGCCCTCATTTCCAGCAGGTCGGTCATTTCCCTGTTGCTGATCACAACCTTTTTCACGTTCCCGTGTTCATCGAAAATGGGGCTGCCGGTGATCAGCATCTTTTGACCGTTGACCAGGCTTATTCCAACGGAATTAACCCGTTTTTTATGCTTGATCACTTCCATAGTGACGGCGTTCTTGTATAACTTGCCCTCTTCCTCTATTTCCTTGACGTTCCTGCCGATGATCTGGTCGGGCCTGATCCCGGTTATTCTGGTGTAAGCCTTGTTGATATAAAGTGTTTTACCGGTCCCGTCGGAAATGTACAACCCGTCATAAAGGTGGTTGCCGATTTCCCTGAAGTCAAAGTCGTTTTCTTTATACTGTTTGAACTCCGTTAAGACCCTGGCCAGATTCTCTTTTGTGTCCTCCATTGTCAGCTCCTGGAAGTTTCGGCTCGCAAGCCTGTTGATGAAATCTTCCAGGAAAGAGACGGCGTCAAAACCTTCGTCTTTAAGCATAACATCACCTTATTACCCTTTCCTGCGCTCTTTCATTCACATCACCAGCGGACGTCTGCAATCAGAAATGTTTTTGTGGTAGCTCTGCAGGGATTTCACTTCTTCTTTATCCCAAGGAACGTCTTTATAGGCCGCGATGCCTTTTACGCTGGCCCTGGCCGCGGCGATGGTGGTTATATAAGGTATTTTGTATTTGATGGCAGCCTTGCGGATATAGGAATCGTCGTACTGGCTGTTCTTGCCTGCGGGTGTATTGATTACCAGCTGGATTTCTTTGTTCATTATGCCGTCAACGATATTGGGACGCCCTTCGTACAGTTTCTTGATCTCCTCTGATTCGACCCCGTTGTTTTTCAGGTAACGGTGAGTCCCGCCCGTCGCTTTCAGCCGGAAACCGAGCCTGGCAAATTCTCTGGCCACTTCCAGCACGGCGGGCTTATCCCGGTCGGCCACGCTGATCAGCACGGTGCCCGAGGTGGGCAGCGGCACCTGGGTCGCTTCCTGCGCCTTGAAAAAAGCCAGCCCGAATGTGTCCGCGATTCCGAGAACCTCGCCGGTGGAGCGCATCTCCGGTCCCAGGACGGGGTCGACTTCCTGGAACATGTTGAAGGGGAATACGGCTTCCTTCACGCCAAAATGGGGGATTTTTTGGGGAACAAGACCAGCGGCGGCAATTTTTTTGCCTGTTTCGGCCGAGACCATTATTTCGGTGGCGATGCGGGCCATAGAAATATTGCAGACCTTCGATACCAGCGGCACGGTCCGTGATGCGCGCGGGTTCGCCTCCAGGACGTAGACGCGGTCGTTCGAAATGGCGTACTGCATGTTCATAAGCCCGGATACTTTCAATTCCCTGGCGATTCTTTTGGTGTATTCGTTTATCGTTTTGAGGTGTTTTTCATGGATGCTGGTCGGCGGTATCACGCAGGCCGAGTCCCCGGAATGAATGCCCGCCAGTTCGATGTGTTCCATCACGGCCGGCACAAACGCGTCGGTGCCGTCGGCGATGGCGTCCGCTTCAACCTCAATGGCGTTATCCAGGAACTTATCGATCAGGATCGGCCTTTCGGGAGTGACGCCGGCAGCGGCCTCGATGTACTCCCTGAGCATTTCTTCGTCGTAAACGACTTCCATTCCCCGGCCTCCCAGAACATAGGAGGGTCTGACCATCAGCGGGTAGCCGATCCGGCCGGCGATCTGTTTTGCTTCCTCGATATTGCTTGCCATGCCGGATTCGGGCATGGGTATGCCGAGCTTTTCCATAACCTGGCGGAACCTGCCCCGGTCTTCGGCCAAATCGATCGTTTCCGGCGTGGTGCCCAGAATTTTAACCCCGGCCTTTTCCAGTTCCGCGGCGATATTCAGGGGGGTTTGGCCCCCGAACTGGACGATCACCCCGCAGGGCTTTTCTTTTTCGTAAATGCTTAAGACGTCTTCCACGGTGAGCGGCTCAAAATAGAGCTTGTCGGATGTGTCGTAGTCGGTGGAGACCGTTTCCGGGTTGCAGTTGACCATGATCGTCTCAAAGCCCAGGTCGCGCAGGGCAAAGGCCGCATGCACGCAGCAGTAGTCGAACTCGATGCCCTGGCCGATGCGGTTAGGACCTCCGCCCAGCACCATAACCTTTTTTCTGCTGCTGGCAGAAGTCGAATCCGGGGCGTTGTAAGTTGAATAGTAATAGGCCGCGTTTTCCACGCCGCTTACCGGTACGGCTTCCCAGCCCTCCACAACTCCCAGGGCGGTCCGGCGGTTCCTGATCTCTTCCTCCGGGACTTCCAGGAGCATGGCCAAGTAACGGTCGGCAAAGCCGTCCTTCTTGGCGCGGGCGAGCAGGTCGTCCGGCAGATGCCCCCCCTTGTGCCGGAGTATCTCCTCCTCGAGCAAGACCAGCTCTTTCATCTGCTGGATGAACCAGGGCTTGATGTGGGTAAGCCTGTAGAGTTCTTCAATACCCGCCCCCTTGCGCAGGGCTTCGTACATGATGAACTGGCGTTCGCTTGAGGGCTCGGTTAACATGGACATCAGTTCGGCCAGCGGGCGCTGGTTGAAGTCTTTGGCAAACCCCAGCCCGTAGCGGCCGTTTTCCAGGGAGCGAATGGCCTTTTGAAAGGCTTCCTTGTAAGTTTTGCCTATGCTCATTACTTCCCCGACGGCCTTCATCTGTGTCCCCAGTTTGTCCTGAGCTCCCTTGAATTTTTCGAAGGTCCAGCGCGCGAACTTGATGACCACGTAGTCCCCGGAGGGCGTGTATTTGTCCAGTGTCCCGTCTCTCCAGTAAGGGATTTCATCAAGGGTCAGGCCGGCCGCCAGCATTGTCGAGACCATGGCGATCGGGAAACCCGTGGCCTTGGAAGCCAGGGCGGAGGAGCGGGAAGTCCTGGGGTTTATCTCGATGACGACAACGCGGCCGGTCTTGGGGTCGTGGGCGAACTGGATATTTGTGCCGCCGATCACCTGGATGGCTTCGACGATTTTATACGAGTATTCCTGCAGCCGCCTCTGCAGCTCGGGGCTGATGGTCAGCATAGGCGCCGCGCAAAAGGAGTCGCCCGTGTGAACCCCCATGGCGTCTATGTTCTCGATAAAACAGACCGTGATCATCTGGTTTTTGGAATCGCGGACGACTTCAAGCTCCAGTTCCTCCCATCCCAGCACCGATTCCTCCACGAGTATTTGCCCAACCATGCTGGCCATGATGCCCCGGCTGGCCACGGTCCGCAGTTCTTCGACATTGTAAACCAGGCCGCCGCCGGTGCCTCCAAGGGTATAAGCGGGACGGATGACCACGGGGAATCCGAGTTCCAGGGCTATTTTTTCCGCCTCTTCAACGCTGAACGCCGGTTTGCTGCGCGGCATCTCGATACCAAGCCGTTTCATTGTTTCCTTGAATGCGATCCGGTCTTCGCCGCGTTCTATGGCCTCCACCTGAACCCCGATCACCTTTACCCCGTATTTTTCCAGGACCCCCTGTTTGGCCAGCTCCGCGCAGAGATTCAGGCCCGACTGGCCGCCGAGGTTGGGCAGCAGAGCGTCAGGCCGTTCTTTGGCGATGATCGCCGCCACCCTTTTGGCGTTAAGGGGTTCAATATACGTCACATCCGCCATTTCGGGATCGGTCATGATGGTGGCGGGGTTGGAATTTACCAGCACAATTTTATAACCCAGCTTGCGGAGGGCTTTGCAGGCCTGGGTTCCCGAATAATCGAACTCGCAGGCCTGTCCGATGATAATGGGCCCGGAGCCGATTATTAAAATCTTGCTGATGTCGTCGCGTTTCGGCATGATTTTTTTTGCACCTCGTTTGTCGTGGTTTATATTCTCATCCATTATATAATAATTGTGATGCCGGATAAAGCCCTATGCCGGCAGGCGCCGCGGCGGCCTGCTATTGCCTTGCCGCAAACTCGTTGAGCCTGGCCAGCAAATCCGGGTTGCTTTCAAAAAATGAGACGAGGGTTTCTATTCTTTTCAGCGCTTCCGGAGAGATGCTGTGTTCAATCAACTCGGCGTTCATCAGCAGGTCCTCCTTTACGCCTATTATGCTCAAAAACCTTTCTACCGTCAGGTGGCGTTCATAGAGGAACTTGCCGAGCTTTTCGCCCTCTTTGGTCAGCTGAATGATTCCGTATTTCCGGTAGCGGATGAAACCCAGCAGGTGCAGTTTTTGCGCCATTTTAGTGGCGGAGGAGGCCTGCACGTTCAACGATTCCGACAGCGTGTTGATTCGCGTGTAGCCTTCGGCGGCGCTGTTGCGGTAGATCATCTCCAGATAATCCTCCATGCTGCGGGTGAGGGTTTTTTGTTGTTTATCTATGATTTCATAGCCGCGGAATGTATGAAAGTCCCGGTTTTTTGTCAATTCAATCACACCGGATCCAGCGTTTTATACAATCATATGCGTAACACCGCCTGGGAATAATCATATATTGCAGGTAGATAACAATTTTTCCCGCGGCTAAATATCGTGTTCGCAGCCGAAAGAAGGGAAGTTAACAAGAACCGGCACAAACGCTGGAGGAGGAGATATTTTGAACGACTTGGATGTTACCGTCAAGACGGGACTGGCCGTCAAGAAAACCGGGAGCGAAACGAAAGCCGGCTCCAGGGGGCTGCTGGGCTACTTGGGGCCGGCGTTTATTGTCAGCGTGGCCTACATGGACCCTGGAAATATAGGCACGAATATAAGCGGCGGGTCGCGGTTCGCCTACGACCTGCTGTGGGTCATACTCTGGAGCAACCTGATAGCCATTTTTGTCCAGACGCTATCGGCCAAACTGGGCATCGCCACGGGCAAAAGCCTGCCTGAACACTGCGGCAGGTCTTTTCCCAGGGCTGTCAACTGGGGCCTGTGGTTCGCCGCGGTGGTCGCAGCCATGGCTACCGACCTTGCCGAGTTTTTAGGCGGCGTTCTGGGTTTCGGCTTGCTTTTCGGCCTCCCCGTTGCCTGGTCCGCTTTGCTGACAGGCGCGGTCACCTTTGGCATCTGCCATATCCAAAAATACGGGCAGTTGATTGTGGAACGGGTTATTACGGCAATGGTGGCGGTCATCAGCATTGCTTACATCTGGGAGCTTTTTATTTCCAAGCCTGCCTGGAATCAGGTGGCTTACCACCTGGCTGTGCCGCACCTGACCCCGGACAGCGCGCTCGTGGCCGCCGGCATGCTGGGAGCCACGGTGATGCCGCACGTGATTTATCTTCACTCGCACCTGGTCCAGTCGCGAAGAACGAAAGACAGCCGGCACTGCCTGCACCATTACAAAATGGTGAAGATTGAGGTCTTCCTGGCTATGAATATGGCCTTTATCGTAAACGCGGCCATGGTGATCGTTTCGGCGGCCGTGTTCAACGGGAACGGCCTGGAAGTGGACAGCATCGAATCGGCTTACCTGACCTTAAAGCCGCTGCTCGGCGAAATGGCGGCCGGGGCGTTCGGCCTGGCGCTCCTGGCTTCCGGCCTGTCCTCGTCTGCCGTGGGAACCATGGCGGGAGAAGTCATCCTTAACGGGTTCATCGGTTTTGATCTTCCCGCCGGCCTTCGCCGTTTGATCGTGATGCTGCCCGGCCTGGCCTTTCTTTTATCGGGCGTAAATCCCATGACGGCCCTGGTGGTCAGCCAGGTTGTTCTGAGTTTCGCCCTGCCGGCAGCCGTAATACCGCTGGTGTTGATAACGGGCAAGCAGGAGATCATGGGCGCGTTCAAAAACACGGGAGTGATAAATACTGCGGGCTGGCTGATTGCCGGCGCAATCATCGCTT is a window of Peptococcaceae bacterium DNA encoding:
- a CDS encoding 3-hydroxyacyl-CoA dehydrogenase NAD-binding domain-containing protein, whose protein sequence is MIKKIAVIGAGTMGHSLAGAFAMYGYDVNVYEVDPNRLSTVKEEIKGELGILAEEGLIKPQEIETTLNRINLFPDLKPAVEDRDYVIEAVFEDIKIKQDLFETLDGLCPPPAVLASNTSSLRLDEMMAKVSDERKKRMIINHFYNPPHIMPIVELSFFGNMPEEIYAEVEKLFISIEKQVVKVLKDIPGLVANRIQQGVAREVFSLIQMGAASPEDIDRALKFGPAFRYAVMGQLEIADYGGLDIWCAVGDNLLSVMDNSRCANPLLRNKVERGELGIKTGKGFYDYTTADINELKKTYVKKLIHQLKASKYYC
- a CDS encoding 3-keto-5-aminohexanoate cleavage protein, whose protein sequence is MSKTIITVAPTGAWPTKKDNPNIPLTPREIAADVYECWQAGAAIAHLHMRDDDGNGSMDKEKFIETVGLIREKCDIVINLTTSGDLNATDETRMAHLIAVKPELASYDAGSMNWMHNSLFINHPKFLEVLGQTMIENGIKPEIEIFDAGMIYNSFYYINKGVIKTPPHYQFVLGAAGGIGASVENLVFLKSLIPKDATWSAFGIGKGHLPIMYAAIAMDGHVRVGMEDNVFYAKGVLARSNSEFVERAARLIKEAGKDVATPNEAREILNLRKVSEK
- a CDS encoding TIGR00366 family protein, whose product is MLFFILAGVTILIGVFTKPPENEIVMYEGGVQEPAAAAETGEETVRTLADRMNESTILMYIIGIAGLVTIVHSFVTKGFIPSLNFNFVIFIFLTLNTFLYNTPRKFVEAFKDMMKAATEVMMQFPFYGGIMGIMSGSGLGKVMADALVNIATVETLPFWSYFSASIVNLFIPSQGGQWIVQGPVLMEAAKTLGADLAPVINAFVYGDEATNLIQPLYVIPALSLVGMKLKEVWGFMAFIWLFWFIITSIGLLVLPGLL
- a CDS encoding TIGR00366 family protein, coding for MLWRLSKKFKFAADRIIPESFVFCVILTLIVFVLGLIFTNSGPLSLVLNWYKGLWDMIAFAFQMSFMVICCGAAAKSPFIKRQLIRISQLPKSSAVAMVCLLLFGFLSSLVNWAFSAILTPIFAMQLSRYVKGLHFPLMIAAGYSTMILGQCWCPSASVYALIATPGAFPGKIDRRHHPGHIRL
- the carB gene encoding carbamoyl-phosphate synthase large subunit, which encodes MPKRDDISKILIIGSGPIIIGQACEFDYSGTQACKALRKLGYKIVLVNSNPATIMTDPEMADVTYIEPLNAKRVAAIIAKERPDALLPNLGGQSGLNLCAELAKQGVLEKYGVKVIGVQVEAIERGEDRIAFKETMKRLGIEMPRSKPAFSVEEAEKIALELGFPVVIRPAYTLGGTGGGLVYNVEELRTVASRGIMASMVGQILVEESVLGWEELELEVVRDSKNQMITVCFIENIDAMGVHTGDSFCAAPMLTISPELQRRLQEYSYKIVEAIQVIGGTNIQFAHDPKTGRVVVIEINPRTSRSSALASKATGFPIAMVSTMLAAGLTLDEIPYWRDGTLDKYTPSGDYVVIKFARWTFEKFKGAQDKLGTQMKAVGEVMSIGKTYKEAFQKAIRSLENGRYGLGFAKDFNQRPLAELMSMLTEPSSERQFIMYEALRKGAGIEELYRLTHIKPWFIQQMKELVLLEEEILRHKGGHLPDDLLARAKKDGFADRYLAMLLEVPEEEIRNRRTALGVVEGWEAVPVSGVENAAYYYSTYNAPDSTSASSRKKVMVLGGGPNRIGQGIEFDYCCVHAAFALRDLGFETIMVNCNPETVSTDYDTSDKLYFEPLTVEDVLSIYEKEKPCGVIVQFGGQTPLNIAAELEKAGVKILGTTPETIDLAEDRGRFRQVMEKLGIPMPESGMASNIEEAKQIAGRIGYPLMVRPSYVLGGRGMEVVYDEEMLREYIEAAAGVTPERPILIDKFLDNAIEVEADAIADGTDAFVPAVMEHIELAGIHSGDSACVIPPTSIHEKHLKTINEYTKRIARELKVSGLMNMQYAISNDRVYVLEANPRASRTVPLVSKVCNISMARIATEIMVSAETGKKIAAAGLVPQKIPHFGVKEAVFPFNMFQEVDPVLGPEMRSTGEVLGIADTFGLAFFKAQEATQVPLPTSGTVLISVADRDKPAVLEVAREFARLGFRLKATGGTHRYLKNNGVESEEIKKLYEGRPNIVDGIMNKEIQLVINTPAGKNSQYDDSYIRKAAIKYKIPYITTIAAARASVKGIAAYKDVPWDKEEVKSLQSYHKNISDCRRPLVM
- a CDS encoding sigma 54-interacting transcriptional regulator → MLKDEGFDAVSFLEDFINRLASRNFQELTMEDTKENLARVLTEFKQYKENDFDFREIGNHLYDGLYISDGTGKTLYINKAYTRITGIRPDQIIGRNVKEIEEEGKLYKNAVTMEVIKHKKRVNSVGISLVNGQKMLITGSPIFDEHGNVKKVVISNREMTDLLEMRAELEASQEKLKAVEEDERKSRQEIEHLRKLQLGKGSIIGKSQEIENVTRLIKQVAGVDVTVLITGETGVGKEVVANEIYASSSRKNGAFIKVNCAAIPANLLEAELFGYEKGAFTGANAAGKAGLFELAHKGTILLDEIGDLPLDLQSKLLRIIQHKEVTRIGGTTPIELDVRIISATNRDLRELVKAGKFREDLYYRLNVFPIHISPLRSRPEDIEPLAIHFVNVFNKKYGKALYISRTGIEILRSYNWPGNVRELQNVIERMVVISEMEGPIDEEKLANILDSDSNGLSDYLLKEAGLKGLVENTERKIIEKVLSQYGSTREAAKILKIDQSTIVKKAKKLGIKTTR
- a CDS encoding DtxR family transcriptional regulator gives rise to the protein MIELTKNRDFHTFRGYEIIDKQQKTLTRSMEDYLEMIYRNSAAEGYTRINTLSESLNVQASSATKMAQKLHLLGFIRYRKYGIIQLTKEGEKLGKFLYERHLTVERFLSIIGVKEDLLMNAELIEHSISPEALKRIETLVSFFESNPDLLARLNEFAARQ
- a CDS encoding Nramp family divalent metal transporter, which produces MNDLDVTVKTGLAVKKTGSETKAGSRGLLGYLGPAFIVSVAYMDPGNIGTNISGGSRFAYDLLWVILWSNLIAIFVQTLSAKLGIATGKSLPEHCGRSFPRAVNWGLWFAAVVAAMATDLAEFLGGVLGFGLLFGLPVAWSALLTGAVTFGICHIQKYGQLIVERVITAMVAVISIAYIWELFISKPAWNQVAYHLAVPHLTPDSALVAAGMLGATVMPHVIYLHSHLVQSRRTKDSRHCLHHYKMVKIEVFLAMNMAFIVNAAMVIVSAAVFNGNGLEVDSIESAYLTLKPLLGEMAAGAFGLALLASGLSSSAVGTMAGEVILNGFIGFDLPAGLRRLIVMLPGLAFLLSGVNPMTALVVSQVVLSFALPAAVIPLVLITGKQEIMGAFKNTGVINTAGWLIAGAIIAFNAALLYLTLAG